One segment of Flavobacterium sp. DNA contains the following:
- a CDS encoding arabinan endo-1,5-alpha-L-arabinosidase, producing MKKSNSILKIVSFIGFFAAAILISSCSKDDPALEEPNPDPVTPPVVTPAFPGPTYADNYTAISAWGNRSQWNLANVHDPSVEKSGDYYYMYQTDASYGNAHDGNGHFFYRRSKDLINWEFMGSSMTQAPAWVKDSLNNKRARMNPALPPIENPNYGYWAPCVRKVGNVFRMYYSIVVTNPITGTDTNTSWTERAFIGLAETTDLASNNWVDKGMVVCSEPDGVKSYVRNGGNDWDAYFKFNAIDPSFIETPEGDQYLIYGSWHSGIAALKLNPVTGKPDKLKTIDDYGVRIAGRGNVNTNRWQALEGPEIIYNPDTQYYYLFLAYDELSVAYNTRVARSKNILGPYLTISGSSITTGAECYPMITHPYQFKNHTGWVGFSHCAVFQNPTTKQWYYASQARLPEGVAGINVSNAVMMGHVRAIQWTEDGWPVVEAERYAGVPTTTISEANFVGTWEQITMNYQYKTMQKSVTLYLTADKKVSGDATGTWSYDSTKKILTINGVKCNVSNAWDWESTTRKVTLSYSGLTTAGLPVWGKKIN from the coding sequence ATGAAAAAATCAAATTCCATTTTAAAGATTGTTTCTTTCATTGGATTTTTTGCAGCAGCGATTTTAATTTCCAGCTGTTCAAAAGATGATCCGGCATTAGAAGAACCAAATCCAGATCCGGTTACGCCGCCTGTAGTAACACCAGCTTTTCCGGGGCCGACTTATGCAGATAATTATACCGCAATTTCAGCTTGGGGAAACAGATCACAATGGAATTTAGCCAACGTGCATGATCCATCTGTAGAAAAATCGGGAGACTATTATTATATGTACCAAACTGATGCTTCTTACGGAAATGCTCATGACGGAAACGGACATTTTTTCTACAGAAGATCAAAAGACTTAATCAATTGGGAATTTATGGGATCTTCGATGACACAGGCTCCGGCTTGGGTAAAAGATTCCTTAAACAATAAAAGAGCCAGAATGAATCCGGCGCTTCCTCCAATAGAAAATCCAAATTATGGATATTGGGCGCCATGCGTTCGCAAAGTTGGAAATGTTTTCAGAATGTATTACAGCATAGTCGTTACCAATCCAATTACTGGAACAGATACGAATACCTCATGGACAGAACGCGCTTTTATTGGTTTAGCCGAAACTACAGATTTAGCGTCAAACAATTGGGTAGATAAAGGAATGGTTGTCTGCTCAGAACCAGACGGCGTAAAAAGTTATGTTAGAAACGGAGGAAACGATTGGGATGCTTATTTTAAATTTAACGCCATCGATCCAAGTTTTATCGAAACTCCTGAAGGCGATCAATATTTGATTTACGGTTCCTGGCATTCCGGAATTGCCGCTTTAAAACTAAATCCAGTAACAGGAAAACCAGACAAATTAAAAACAATCGACGATTACGGAGTGCGAATTGCAGGCCGTGGAAATGTAAACACAAACCGCTGGCAGGCACTCGAAGGACCAGAAATTATCTACAATCCAGACACACAATATTATTATCTGTTTCTGGCTTATGATGAATTATCAGTTGCGTATAACACGCGTGTGGCTCGTTCAAAAAACATTTTAGGACCATACTTGACCATCAGCGGAAGTAGTATTACGACTGGTGCTGAATGTTATCCAATGATAACGCATCCGTATCAATTTAAAAATCATACAGGCTGGGTTGGGTTTTCGCATTGTGCTGTTTTTCAAAACCCAACAACCAAACAATGGTATTATGCTTCGCAGGCACGTCTGCCGGAAGGTGTAGCCGGAATTAACGTTTCAAACGCTGTCATGATGGGACACGTAAGAGCTATTCAATGGACAGAAGACGGCTGGCCGGTTGTAGAAGCAGAGCGTTATGCAGGAGTTCCAACAACTACAATTTCCGAAGCAAATTTTGTAGGAACATGGGAACAAATTACCATGAATTATCAATACAAAACCATGCAGAAATCGGTTACTCTTTATCTAACCGCAGATAAAAAAGTAAGCGGTGACGCAACAGGAACATGGTCGTACGACAGTACCAAAAAAATCCTGACCATAAACGGCGTAAAATGTAATGTAAGCAATGCCTGGGATTGGGAATCGACAACCAGAAAAGTAACTTTAAGTTATTCTGGTTTAACAACAGCGGGATTACCAGTTTGGGGTAAAAAGATAAATTAG
- a CDS encoding glycoside hydrolase family 43 protein: protein MKNLFTSLSILLLSVAGIAQSVKFNNPIIKDQYTGDPAALVYKDKVYLYAGHDEAPNDFHFYKMNEWLIYSSSDMKTWESHPVPLKVTDFKWAKSDAWASQVIERNGKFYWYVTVEHGTVPGKSIGVAVADNPLGPFKDALGKALITNDMTKFSDISWDDIDPTVFIDDDGQAYLFWGNTACHYAKLKENMTEIDGEIHHIKLPNFTEAPWIHKHKNWYYLSYAYQFPEKIAYAMSKSINGPWEFKGILNEIAGNSNTNHQSIIEFKGQSYFIYHNGASIPDGGSFRRSVCVDKLFYNKDGTMKRVIMTSEGIQ, encoded by the coding sequence ATGAAGAACCTCTTTACAAGCCTTTCCATTTTGCTCTTATCGGTAGCAGGAATTGCACAATCGGTAAAATTCAATAATCCAATTATTAAGGATCAATACACAGGAGATCCTGCAGCGTTGGTTTACAAAGACAAAGTCTATTTATACGCTGGTCATGACGAAGCGCCAAATGATTTTCACTTTTATAAAATGAATGAATGGCTGATATATTCTTCATCTGATATGAAAACCTGGGAATCGCATCCGGTACCCTTAAAAGTAACCGATTTTAAATGGGCAAAAAGCGATGCCTGGGCTTCGCAGGTTATCGAAAGAAATGGAAAATTTTATTGGTATGTAACGGTCGAACACGGAACTGTTCCCGGAAAATCAATTGGAGTTGCTGTAGCAGATAATCCGCTTGGGCCTTTTAAAGATGCGTTGGGAAAAGCTCTAATAACAAACGATATGACAAAATTTAGCGATATAAGCTGGGACGATATCGACCCGACAGTTTTTATTGATGATGACGGACAAGCTTATTTATTTTGGGGAAATACAGCCTGTCATTATGCTAAACTAAAAGAAAATATGACTGAAATAGATGGAGAAATTCATCACATAAAACTGCCAAATTTTACCGAAGCACCGTGGATACACAAACATAAAAACTGGTATTATTTATCGTACGCTTATCAGTTTCCTGAAAAAATAGCTTACGCAATGAGCAAATCCATTAATGGACCATGGGAATTTAAAGGAATTTTAAACGAAATCGCCGGAAACAGCAACACCAATCATCAATCGATAATAGAATTTAAAGGACAATCGTATTTCATTTATCACAATGGAGCATCAATTCCCGATGGAGGAAGTTTTAGAAGATCAGTATGCGTTGATAAATTATTTTATAACAAAGACGGAACAATGAAAAGAGTGATTATGACATCAGAAGGAATTCAATAG
- a CDS encoding family 43 glycosylhydrolase: protein MVYKNIKYAISILIFLIGGISFAQEIVVHDPVVIKQKDTYYLFCTGKGISVFSSKDLKNWNPEPQVFAEKPVWADGVAADFKNHIWAPDISFHNNKYYLYYSVSAFAKNTSAIGVATNTTLDSKDKNYKWVDQGIVIQSQPNRDMWNAIDPNLVFDENNTPWLAFGSFWEGLKMVKLNPDLKSIAEPQEWHTISKRKRTFELSDSDPGDGALEAPFIFKKNGYYYQFLSWDLCCRGEKSTYKVVVGRSKNVTGPYVDKDGKPLDQGGGSLVVQGDENYFGAGHNSAYTFDGKDYIFYHAYEKKSNGTPRLIVKEMQWDADLWPILK from the coding sequence ATGGTTTACAAAAACATAAAATATGCAATTTCAATTCTAATCTTCCTAATCGGTGGAATTTCTTTTGCGCAGGAGATTGTAGTACACGATCCCGTTGTCATTAAACAAAAAGACACTTATTATTTGTTTTGTACCGGAAAAGGAATCAGTGTTTTTAGTTCCAAAGATTTAAAAAACTGGAATCCAGAACCACAGGTTTTTGCAGAAAAACCCGTTTGGGCAGATGGCGTTGCGGCAGATTTTAAAAACCATATCTGGGCGCCGGATATTTCATTTCACAACAATAAATATTATCTATATTATTCCGTTTCTGCTTTCGCCAAAAATACTTCGGCGATTGGCGTTGCGACCAATACAACATTAGATTCAAAAGATAAAAACTACAAATGGGTTGATCAGGGAATTGTGATTCAGTCACAGCCAAACCGTGATATGTGGAATGCGATTGATCCGAATTTGGTTTTTGATGAAAATAATACACCATGGCTGGCTTTCGGTTCTTTTTGGGAAGGACTGAAAATGGTAAAACTAAATCCCGATTTAAAATCTATTGCAGAACCTCAGGAATGGCATACGATTTCAAAACGAAAAAGAACTTTCGAATTATCAGATTCAGATCCCGGAGACGGCGCACTCGAAGCTCCATTTATATTTAAGAAAAACGGTTATTACTATCAATTTCTTTCTTGGGATTTATGCTGTCGCGGAGAAAAAAGTACTTATAAAGTTGTCGTTGGAAGATCTAAAAATGTAACAGGTCCTTATGTCGATAAAGACGGAAAACCACTCGATCAGGGCGGCGGAAGTTTAGTCGTTCAGGGCGACGAAAATTACTTTGGTGCAGGCCATAACAGTGCTTATACATTTGACGGCAAAGATTATATTTTCTATCACGCTTATGAAAAGAAGTCAAACGGAACACCAAGATTAATAGTAAAAGAAATGCAATGGGACGCAGATTTATGGCCGATTTTAAAATAG
- a CDS encoding glycoside hydrolase family 127 protein: MKKYTFTFIPILIAFLVLISCKETKNDVVQSNKTSVLKAGYEIEPVNIQNVKLTDSFWLPIIKRVQEVTIAYAIQKCNEEGRFENFLIAGKQKTGEVRGQMPFDDTDVYKIIEGASNTLISAPNPKLERVLDSLIAIVKIGQEKDGYLTTWRTINPAKPPAPWVPVIEGKRWESLQISHECYNAGHLIEAAVVHYEATGKRNFLDIAIKNADLFVKTFGDKPGQVKGVPGHQIIETGLIKLYQITGKEDYLKLAKYFLDNRGNPNNHKLYGEYAQDHIPVIQQSEVVGHAVRAVYMYAGMTDIAAMTKDQGYTNAVNNLWENMVNKKMYITGGIGSRHDGEAFGANYELPNLTAYNETCAAIGDVYWNHRLHNLYGKSQYFDVIERTMYNGLISGISLDGKEFFYPNALEADGVFKSNRGSCTRQAWFDCSCCPTNLIRFIPSIPGLIYSKSKDVLYVNLYASNNASFTLNKTDLQISQQTSYPWNGKIAISVNPKKESQFTIKLRVPGWARNEVLPGDLYSYKKASTQKTSISLNGEEMSIQPENGYYTISRNWKKGDKINLNFPMEVQEVETNSKVETNKNKVSLEYGPIVYAVEEIDNKTNFDKINVASGDTFKVKKEANLLQGVNVIENEKFKAIPYYSWSNRGVGKMKVWLDYKN, from the coding sequence ATGAAAAAATATACTTTCACATTCATACCAATTTTAATCGCATTTCTCGTTTTGATTTCCTGTAAAGAAACCAAAAATGATGTGGTACAATCGAATAAAACTTCGGTCTTAAAAGCTGGTTACGAAATAGAACCTGTTAACATTCAAAATGTAAAATTGACCGATTCATTTTGGCTTCCAATTATAAAAAGAGTGCAGGAAGTTACGATTGCCTACGCCATTCAAAAATGTAACGAAGAAGGCCGTTTCGAAAATTTCTTAATCGCAGGAAAACAAAAAACAGGAGAAGTTCGAGGGCAGATGCCTTTTGATGATACAGATGTTTATAAAATTATTGAAGGCGCATCAAACACATTAATTTCGGCTCCAAACCCGAAACTGGAAAGAGTTTTAGATTCCTTAATTGCCATTGTAAAAATTGGTCAGGAAAAAGATGGTTATTTAACCACATGGAGAACCATAAATCCTGCAAAACCGCCAGCGCCGTGGGTTCCGGTTATTGAAGGTAAACGTTGGGAATCGTTGCAAATAAGCCACGAATGTTACAACGCTGGACATTTAATAGAAGCTGCCGTTGTACATTATGAGGCCACAGGAAAAAGAAATTTTCTGGACATTGCCATCAAAAATGCCGATCTGTTTGTAAAAACTTTTGGCGATAAACCAGGTCAGGTAAAAGGCGTTCCGGGACATCAGATTATAGAAACGGGTTTAATCAAATTATATCAAATTACAGGAAAAGAAGATTATTTGAAATTAGCGAAATATTTTTTAGACAATCGTGGAAATCCAAACAATCATAAATTATATGGCGAATATGCACAAGATCATATTCCGGTAATTCAGCAAAGTGAAGTTGTTGGACACGCCGTTAGAGCCGTTTACATGTACGCAGGAATGACGGATATCGCAGCAATGACAAAAGACCAAGGCTATACCAATGCCGTAAATAATTTATGGGAAAACATGGTCAACAAAAAAATGTACATCACAGGCGGAATTGGTTCAAGACACGACGGTGAAGCTTTTGGAGCGAATTACGAATTGCCAAATCTAACGGCCTATAACGAAACCTGCGCAGCAATTGGAGATGTTTACTGGAACCATAGGCTGCACAATTTATACGGAAAATCACAATATTTTGATGTAATCGAAAGAACAATGTACAACGGATTAATTTCAGGAATTTCATTAGACGGAAAAGAATTTTTCTACCCAAATGCCTTAGAAGCCGATGGCGTTTTTAAATCAAACAGAGGTTCTTGCACACGTCAGGCTTGGTTTGATTGTTCTTGCTGTCCTACAAATTTAATCCGATTTATTCCGTCGATTCCGGGACTTATTTATTCGAAATCAAAAGATGTTCTATATGTGAATTTGTATGCTTCAAACAACGCCTCATTCACTTTAAACAAAACCGATTTACAGATTTCGCAGCAAACCTCTTATCCCTGGAACGGAAAAATTGCCATTTCTGTAAATCCAAAAAAAGAAAGCCAGTTCACAATCAAACTTCGAGTTCCGGGCTGGGCAAGAAATGAAGTTTTACCGGGAGATTTATATTCTTATAAAAAAGCTTCAACTCAAAAAACAAGCATCAGTTTGAATGGAGAAGAAATGTCAATTCAACCTGAAAATGGATATTATACCATTTCAAGAAATTGGAAAAAAGGAGACAAAATCAATCTTAATTTCCCGATGGAAGTTCAGGAAGTAGAAACCAATTCAAAAGTAGAAACTAATAAAAATAAAGTTTCACTAGAATATGGACCAATTGTTTATGCCGTAGAAGAAATCGATAATAAAACCAATTTCGACAAAATAAATGTAGCTTCTGGGGACACCTTCAAAGTAAAAAAAGAAGCCAATTTATTGCAAGGTGTAAATGTGATCGAAAATGAAAAATTTAAAGCGATTCCGTATTATTCTTGGTCAAACAGAGGCGTTGGAAAAATGAAAGTTTGGTTGGATTATAAGAATTGA
- a CDS encoding alpha-L-arabinofuranosidase C-terminal domain-containing protein, which yields MKPNLITKITLCGLLLNGIYTSAQKNNLQVDASKTITKIQPTMYGVFFEDINFAADGGLYAEMIKNRSFEFLFPMMGWNEPNSDRHKLNQQSGIANVIQYSQKGTNHNYCRVTINDASGYQLINEGFRGMGIKKDLKYNLTLKASKISGNISKIIFQFIDKDNKVLGETSVVPTSNDWSNYSAQLISNATEAKAKLKITFEGNGVIDLDNISLFPEDTWAGRKNGLRKDLVQLLYDLKPGFLRFPGGCIVEGRTLAERYQWKKSVGNVEDRETAVNRWNMEFAHRPAPDYFQSFGLGFFEYFQLSEDIGASPLPILSCGMACQFNTGELVPMDQIDPYVQDALDLIEFANGGTETAWGKVRADMGHPKPFNLKFIGVGNEQWGPDYIERFKVFQKAIKAKYPNITIVSGTGPFPDGDFYDYGMKELKKLNAEIVDEHYYKDPAWFRKNVTRYDNYDRKGPKIFAGEYAAQSVAIASPENKNNWECAFSEAAFMTGMERNAEVVQLTSYAPLLAHVEGWQWTPDMIWFNNLQSYGTPNYYVQKLFSNNKGTDLITITKDGKAVTGQNDLFASAVKDVNSKEVILKIVNTNSASQNVSIDIKGAKLDSKGTSIILKGDGINDENSFENPTKISPKESEFKVSGNKVQYDFPAYSVTVLKIKMK from the coding sequence ATGAAGCCTAATTTAATTACAAAAATCACCCTTTGCGGTTTATTGCTGAACGGCATTTACACATCGGCACAAAAAAATAACCTTCAGGTTGATGCATCCAAAACCATCACGAAAATTCAACCGACTATGTACGGAGTATTTTTTGAAGATATCAATTTTGCAGCCGATGGAGGCTTATATGCCGAAATGATCAAAAACAGATCATTCGAATTCCTATTTCCAATGATGGGATGGAACGAGCCAAACAGCGATCGCCACAAACTAAATCAGCAATCCGGAATTGCCAATGTGATTCAGTATTCTCAAAAAGGGACAAATCATAATTATTGTCGCGTTACAATTAATGATGCTTCTGGATATCAGTTAATAAACGAAGGTTTCAGAGGAATGGGAATCAAGAAAGATTTGAAGTACAATCTGACTTTAAAAGCTTCAAAAATATCAGGTAATATTTCGAAAATAATATTTCAGTTTATTGATAAAGATAACAAAGTTTTAGGCGAAACTTCAGTTGTGCCGACTTCGAATGACTGGTCAAATTATTCGGCTCAATTAATATCAAATGCAACAGAAGCCAAAGCAAAATTGAAAATCACTTTTGAAGGAAATGGCGTAATTGATTTAGATAATATTTCATTATTTCCAGAAGATACTTGGGCAGGAAGAAAAAACGGACTTCGTAAAGATTTAGTACAATTATTATACGATTTAAAACCAGGATTTTTACGTTTCCCTGGAGGCTGTATTGTTGAAGGAAGAACTTTGGCAGAGCGTTACCAATGGAAAAAATCAGTTGGAAATGTTGAAGACAGAGAAACAGCAGTAAACCGTTGGAACATGGAATTTGCACACCGTCCGGCACCAGATTATTTCCAAAGTTTCGGATTAGGTTTCTTTGAATATTTCCAGCTTTCAGAAGATATTGGCGCTTCTCCGCTTCCAATCTTAAGCTGCGGAATGGCTTGTCAGTTCAATACTGGAGAATTAGTTCCGATGGATCAAATCGATCCTTATGTTCAGGATGCATTAGATTTAATTGAATTCGCAAATGGCGGAACAGAAACAGCTTGGGGAAAAGTAAGAGCTGATATGGGACATCCAAAACCATTCAACTTAAAATTCATTGGAGTGGGTAATGAACAATGGGGACCAGATTATATCGAGCGTTTTAAAGTGTTTCAAAAAGCCATTAAAGCCAAATATCCAAACATCACAATCGTATCTGGAACAGGACCTTTTCCTGACGGAGATTTTTACGATTATGGAATGAAAGAATTGAAAAAACTGAATGCAGAAATTGTAGACGAACATTATTATAAAGATCCAGCCTGGTTCCGTAAAAATGTAACGCGTTACGATAATTATGACCGAAAAGGGCCTAAGATTTTTGCTGGAGAATATGCGGCGCAAAGTGTAGCAATCGCAAGTCCGGAGAATAAAAATAATTGGGAATGTGCTTTTTCTGAAGCGGCTTTCATGACAGGAATGGAGCGTAATGCTGAGGTGGTTCAGCTGACTTCTTATGCGCCTTTATTGGCTCACGTTGAAGGCTGGCAATGGACACCGGACATGATTTGGTTTAATAATTTACAATCATACGGAACGCCAAATTATTATGTTCAGAAATTATTTTCTAATAATAAAGGAACCGATTTAATCACTATTACAAAAGACGGAAAAGCAGTTACAGGCCAAAATGATTTGTTTGCGTCTGCAGTAAAAGATGTGAATTCAAAAGAAGTAATTCTGAAAATTGTGAACACAAATTCGGCTTCTCAAAATGTTTCAATTGATATAAAAGGAGCAAAATTAGATTCAAAAGGAACATCCATAATTTTAAAAGGAGACGGAATAAATGATGAGAATTCTTTTGAAAATCCAACCAAAATAAGTCCGAAAGAAAGCGAATTTAAAGTGTCTGGAAACAAAGTTCAATATGATTTTCCGGCTTACTCTGTTACCGTTTTGAAAATTAAGATGAAATAA
- a CDS encoding ribulokinase yields MKNYVIGLDYGTDSVRAVLIDTENGQELASNVSHYKRWKNKQYCDASINQFRQHPLDHIEGLEITIQNVVKESKVDPKLVRGICIDTTGSSPVPVTKDGTPLALTKGFEENPNAMMVLWKDHTSINEANEINELAVSWGGEDVTKYVGGIYSSEWFWAKILHIARQDEAVRNAAHTWMEHCDLMTYLLIEDKDLKTFKRSRCAAGHKAMWHTDWNGLPPVEFLEKLHPYLAQLRGNLYDESYTSDLVAGKLSKEWADRLGLSTETVVAVGTFDAHSGAVGAKIEENTLVRVMGTSTCDILVGSYDEVGTKTVRGICGQVDGSVIPGFIGLEAGQSAFGDLLAWYKELLMWPTEHLLGSSSTLNDAQKEQLREEFSDKLIVELTKEAEKIPVSESLPIALDWINGRRTPDANQEVKSAISNLSLGTKAPHIFKALVNAICFGAKKIVDRFEEEGVKIDSVIGIGGVARKSPFIMQTLANVLNKPIKIAASDQTPALGAAIYAAVAAGIYPNVIEASQKIGSDFDGEYFPQTDKVEAYHKLLLGYEKLSAFADPNLKISQHELSL; encoded by the coding sequence ATGAAAAATTATGTAATAGGATTAGACTACGGAACAGATTCTGTTCGTGCGGTGCTTATAGATACTGAAAATGGGCAGGAGTTAGCATCTAATGTTTCTCATTACAAAAGATGGAAAAACAAACAATATTGTGACGCTTCTATAAATCAGTTTCGCCAGCATCCTTTAGATCATATCGAAGGGTTGGAAATTACAATTCAGAATGTTGTAAAAGAAAGTAAAGTTGACCCGAAATTGGTTCGCGGAATCTGTATCGATACAACAGGATCATCTCCTGTTCCGGTTACAAAAGACGGAACTCCATTAGCATTAACAAAAGGTTTTGAAGAAAACCCAAATGCGATGATGGTTTTATGGAAAGACCATACTTCGATAAACGAAGCAAACGAAATCAACGAACTGGCAGTAAGCTGGGGCGGAGAAGACGTTACTAAATATGTAGGCGGAATTTACTCATCAGAATGGTTTTGGGCAAAAATACTTCACATTGCAAGACAAGATGAAGCAGTTCGAAATGCAGCACACACTTGGATGGAGCACTGCGATTTAATGACATATTTATTAATCGAAGATAAAGATTTAAAAACCTTCAAAAGAAGCCGTTGCGCTGCAGGTCACAAAGCAATGTGGCACACAGACTGGAACGGATTACCTCCAGTTGAATTCTTAGAAAAATTACATCCGTATTTGGCGCAACTTCGAGGTAATTTATACGACGAAAGCTATACATCCGATTTAGTTGCTGGAAAATTAAGCAAAGAATGGGCAGATCGTTTAGGACTTTCAACAGAAACAGTTGTAGCTGTTGGAACTTTCGATGCACATTCTGGAGCAGTTGGGGCTAAAATTGAAGAAAATACTTTGGTTCGCGTTATGGGAACTTCAACTTGTGATATCCTTGTCGGTTCTTATGATGAGGTTGGCACAAAAACCGTTCGTGGAATTTGCGGACAAGTTGATGGTTCAGTTATTCCAGGATTTATCGGTTTAGAAGCGGGACAATCTGCTTTTGGTGATTTATTGGCCTGGTATAAAGAATTATTAATGTGGCCAACAGAACATTTATTAGGTTCTTCATCAACTTTAAATGATGCGCAAAAAGAGCAGTTAAGAGAAGAATTCAGCGATAAATTAATTGTGGAATTAACTAAAGAAGCGGAGAAAATTCCGGTTTCCGAAAGTCTTCCAATTGCTTTAGACTGGATTAATGGAAGAAGAACTCCAGATGCTAACCAAGAAGTAAAAAGCGCGATTTCAAATCTTTCTCTAGGAACAAAAGCGCCGCATATTTTTAAAGCTTTAGTAAACGCAATTTGTTTTGGAGCGAAGAAAATTGTAGACCGTTTTGAAGAAGAAGGCGTAAAAATAGACAGCGTAATAGGAATTGGTGGTGTTGCTCGTAAATCTCCTTTTATCATGCAGACTTTGGCAAATGTTTTAAATAAGCCAATTAAAATTGCTGCTTCAGATCAAACTCCTGCTTTAGGAGCAGCAATTTATGCAGCAGTTGCAGCTGGAATTTATCCAAACGTAATCGAAGCAAGCCAGAAAATCGGAAGTGATTTTGATGGTGAATATTTCCCTCAAACTGATAAAGTGGAAGCGTATCATAAACTTCTTTTAGGTTATGAAAAATTAAGTGCTTTTGCAGATCCAAACCTTAAAATATCGCAACATGAGCTCTCTTTATAA
- a CDS encoding L-ribulose-5-phosphate 4-epimerase has product MSSLYKDLKQECYEANMQLNALNLVVYTFGNVSAVDRKNGVFAIKPSGVPYEDLKPEDIVIVDFDNNIIEGTMRPSSDTKTHAYLYKNWSNIGGVAHTHATYSVAWAQSQQDIPIFGTTHADHLTADIPCAPPMADSLIEGNYEHNTGIQILDCFKEKNLSYEEVEMILIGNHGPFAWGKNAAKAVYNSKVLEVVAEMAYLTLQINPNAPRLKDSLIKKHYNRKHGKDSYYGQ; this is encoded by the coding sequence ATGAGCTCTCTTTATAAAGATTTAAAACAAGAGTGTTACGAAGCCAATATGCAGTTAAATGCATTGAATTTGGTTGTCTACACTTTTGGAAATGTAAGTGCCGTTGACCGCAAAAATGGTGTTTTTGCCATTAAGCCGAGCGGTGTTCCTTACGAAGATTTAAAGCCTGAAGATATTGTTATTGTCGATTTTGATAATAATATTATCGAAGGAACGATGCGTCCGTCATCTGACACTAAAACGCATGCTTATTTATATAAAAACTGGTCAAATATTGGAGGCGTTGCGCATACACACGCAACATATTCTGTGGCTTGGGCGCAATCACAGCAAGATATTCCAATTTTCGGAACAACACACGCAGACCATTTAACGGCAGACATCCCGTGTGCGCCACCGATGGCAGATTCGCTTATTGAAGGAAACTACGAACACAATACCGGAATTCAGATTCTGGATTGTTTCAAAGAAAAAAATCTTTCGTACGAAGAAGTAGAAATGATTTTGATAGGAAATCACGGTCCGTTTGCTTGGGGAAAAAATGCTGCAAAAGCGGTTTACAACAGTAAAGTTTTAGAAGTAGTTGCAGAAATGGCATATCTGACTTTGCAAATTAATCCAAACGCACCACGATTAAAAGATTCATTAATTAAGAAGCATTACAACCGCAAACACGGAAAAGATTCGTATTACGGACAGTAA